The genomic stretch TTCGGGTAGTTTTTTCATGGTAATTACTCTTTAATAAATTCAATTTTAAATGAAAGTTTTCTTTCCTTTTCGTATAAAGGGAGGTTTAATGATGCGTGCTTGATATTGTTTGCTGCCCATGATGACATCACAATAATCTTCGTTATGTGAGTAAGGTATTCTAGCAAAAGCGATAGAATTGCCTAAAGTGGGAGAATAACTGCCACTGGTAATTTCACCTTCTCCTTCAGAAGTAATAATCTTTTGATGGTTACGTAAGATACGACCTTTTTCTTCTAGTACTAAACCCACTAATTTACGTGTTAAATTTTCTTGCTGTTTGACTAACGCTAGTCGTCCTATAAAATCTCGATCGATAGGATCCCAGGCAATTGTCCATGCTAGATTGGATTCTAAAGGAGTTGTAGTGACATCCATATCAGAACCATGCAAATTCAATCCGGCTTCTAGACGCAAGGTATCTCGTGCACCTAATCCACAAGGTTTGTTACCACATGCAATTAAACGCTGCCAGAAATCTTCAGCTTCTTGTATGGGTAAGATCACTTCTAATCCATCTTCACCGGTATAACCGGTTCTGGCGATACACCAATTATCTTGCTGAACACAGTAAAAAGGTTTTAAATCTTTAATCAGGGATTGCTGACTTGCGCTAAATGCTTTACTTGCTTTTGAAATGGCATGAGGGCCTTGGATAGCGATAATCGCAAGATCGGTACGCTCGACTATAGAGAGAGAGGAATAATGCTGGGCTTGGTTTTTCATCCAGTCTAGATCGGATAGGCGATTTCCTGCATTGATGACTACGCGATAAAGTTGTTGCGAAAGCTGATAAACGATTAAATCATCCAAAATGCCACCTGCATTATTTAGCATGCAGGTATATAAAGCTTTTCCTGGGATGAGACGCTGTGGATTATTTGCCAATAAAAAACTGAGGTAATGAATCGCATTTTCCCCAGCAATATCTACAGCTAACATATGCGAAACATCAAATAAACCGCTGTCTTGCCTGACTACGTGATGCTCTTGTATTTGCGAGCCATAATGCAGAGGCATTTGCCAGCCTGCAAAATTGACGAGTATTGCCCCATTTTTTTTATGTTGTCCATGCAGAACTGTTTTATTTTCCATTACGCTGCCACTTGATAAGTTTTCAATACCTAATTATAACTTGTGGGCGATAAATTACTACTCTTCATATTTGAAGATTTTGCGTTAATCTTGGATAAGTTGCTGGGAAAAATTAATTCAAATGCGACAAAATGCCATCTAATTCTTCTAAACTATTATAGTGGATGATGAGCTGGCCTTTTCCTTTCGTCGTTTGCTTAAAATAGACTTTGGCACCTAAGGTTTCGGATAGTTTACGTTCAAGTTGTTGTACATCAGTATCAACTTTTAATGGAGTGTTTGCATCTGGCTTAATAAAGGAAGCGTTTTGTACTAAGCGTTCTGCTTCGCGAACAGATAATTTATTTTTTACAATTTTTTCAGCCGCTTGAATTTGTAGGTTACCTGAAAGACCTAACAAAGCTCTGGCGTGACCCATTTCAATTTGACCTTGCTGCAATAAAAGTTTTATTTGTGGGGCTAAACCTAACAAACGTAGTAAATTAGTAATGGTGGTTCGCGAGCGACCTAAGGTTTTGGCAATTTCTTGATGGGTTAATTTGAATTCGGTAATAAGTCGTTGTATACCTTCTGCTTCTTCCAATGGATTCAGATCTTGACGCTGAATATTTTCAATCAGAGAGATGGCAAGTGCCGTTTCGTCGGAGATTACTTTGATTAATACCGGTACTTCATTCAGGTTAGCAAGTTGAGCCGCGCGCCAACGACGTTCGCCGGCAATAATCTCATAACAATTTCCACCAATAAGACGTACGACGATAGGGTTGATGATGCCTTGTGTGCGAATTGAATTAGCTAAATCTTCTAATGCTTCTTGAGCAAATTCTCTTCTAGGTTGATAACGACCGGCTTGTAACCACTCAATCGGTAAATGGCGTAATTCTTCTTTGTGTGGTTTGACTGTTTGCACTAAATCTTCAAAGGGTTGACCACTTAATAACATGTCAAGATTGCGACCTAAACGTGATTTTTTCATCATAATACCTGTTCAACAGATGGAGTTTTTTCAAAGTTGGAACGCTTTTTTAAAAAAACGTTTGAGGGTATCTCTGTAGGAGATCCTACTGAAGGGATAGCGCATCCATCCCGTGTTAATACTTCCTTAGCTAAACTTAAATACGCTTGACTCCCATTTGATTGCGGGTCATACAATAAAGCAGGTTGTCCATGACTAGGTGCTTCAGCGAGTCGAATATTGCGTGGTATCAGTGTGCTATACATTTTATCTTTAAAATGCGTAAGTAATTCATCTGAAACTTGTTTGGCTAGACTATTTCGACCATCAAATAATGTACGAAGTATGCCATGGATCTGTAAATGGGGATTAACCGTGGCACGTAAACTTTGTAAGGTGTTCATTAGGTTACTTAAGCCTTCTAAAGCAAAATATTCACATTGAACAGGGATGATGACGAAATGAGCGGCCACTAAAGCATTAACAGTTAGTATATTCAATGACGGAGGGCAATCGAGCAAAATATAATCATAAGCGTCGGCTAATATGCTTAGCTTTTTTTTCAGTGTGTATTCACGTTGTT from Rickettsiella endosymbiont of Miltochrista miniata encodes the following:
- the gcvT gene encoding glycine cleavage system aminomethyltransferase GcvT — encoded protein: MENKTVLHGQHKKNGAILVNFAGWQMPLHYGSQIQEHHVVRQDSGLFDVSHMLAVDIAGENAIHYLSFLLANNPQRLIPGKALYTCMLNNAGGILDDLIVYQLSQQLYRVVINAGNRLSDLDWMKNQAQHYSSLSIVERTDLAIIAIQGPHAISKASKAFSASQQSLIKDLKPFYCVQQDNWCIARTGYTGEDGLEVILPIQEAEDFWQRLIACGNKPCGLGARDTLRLEAGLNLHGSDMDVTTTPLESNLAWTIAWDPIDRDFIGRLALVKQQENLTRKLVGLVLEEKGRILRNHQKIITSEGEGEITSGSYSPTLGNSIAFARIPYSHNEDYCDVIMGSKQYQARIIKPPFIRKGKKTFI
- a CDS encoding ParB/RepB/Spo0J family partition protein; translated protein: MMKKSRLGRNLDMLLSGQPFEDLVQTVKPHKEELRHLPIEWLQAGRYQPRREFAQEALEDLANSIRTQGIINPIVVRLIGGNCYEIIAGERRWRAAQLANLNEVPVLIKVISDETALAISLIENIQRQDLNPLEEAEGIQRLITEFKLTHQEIAKTLGRSRTTITNLLRLLGLAPQIKLLLQQGQIEMGHARALLGLSGNLQIQAAEKIVKNKLSVREAERLVQNASFIKPDANTPLKVDTDVQQLERKLSETLGAKVYFKQTTKGKGQLIIHYNSLEELDGILSHLN
- a CDS encoding ParA family protein is translated as MGKIIAIVNQKGGVGKTTTCINLAASMALLEQKTLLIDLDPQANATTGSLLQKDLEPHIAQVLLDEVPIEQSLVVTPANYTLIPGSGNLTQTEIQLLKIEQREYTLKKKLSILADAYDYILLDCPPSLNILTVNALVAAHFVIIPVQCEYFALEGLSNLMNTLQSLRATVNPHLQIHGILRTLFDGRNSLAKQVSDELLTHFKDKMYSTLIPRNIRLAEAPSHGQPALLYDPQSNGSQAYLSLAKEVLTRDGCAIPSVGSPTEIPSNVFLKKRSNFEKTPSVEQVL